The Salmonirosea aquatica DNA window AGACTGACCGACATACCCAATGCCAGGCCAATGACGTTCAATAGGGTGAAGAACCTGTTCTTGGCCAGGTTGCGGAGGGCGGTCTTGATAAAATTCCTGAGCATGGGCGAATGAGTGGGTTTGAATGGTAGTGGTGGTAGGCCTGAATCCCGGTAATTGACTCCACCCAGCCTCCTGGGCAGGATTTCTCCCCGATGGTTGATCAAGTGCTTTGCGACTGGATTTCACCACAAGATGCTGGCTTTGGCCAACTTGATGACCATTGGATTCTTTGCCATACGTTTTGATCACCAACCTTGTGCCAGAAATGGCTGTGAATTGATTATCAGCCTGTTTTGTATAAAAAGATAAGTCAACGGTGTCCGTTACCGGACATTTTTGTCCGCCGGTGGACACCAGACACCAGCCGGGCGAGTTCTTCCGCCCAGGTACCTCCACCTTGATACCGATAAGCGGATTATTGCATGCCGGCATCATCGCCTTCCCTGGCACCGTCGTGGGTCATGCCCTGGATGGGGCGGTCTGTTTGAGGGATTTCGCGTGCCCAACCGGAAACGGAAGCCAATCCTGGCCTGACGCATGTGAAAGTACCAGCGGTTGGTTTGCGCACCAGCAAGGTGAAATTAACTTCGTAGAAGGTGGCAAGAATGACAAGCCGGCCCCCGTTCGGTAGTCGCCCCTCCGCCCCTTACGTTTATAAGAACCGTGACGAGTCGCTGGGATCGGTTTCGTCCATTGTCCATTCCTGAAATGACCCCTTACTCAGCAATCCACTGAACGCGTAGCCAAGGAGCAGATTTTTCAGGGCAGGGCGTCTAGGGGTTCAGGATCTTCCTGAACCTGCTGACCGGACCCTGGTCCAGGCTGCGAAGGCCGCATTCCGGGGTAGGGGCACGAGCCCTGCCTGCTGGCCCGGCCACGTAGGGCCTTTTGGGCCCTGCCCGTACCGGCAAAAGGGCCGGAGTGTTGCCACCCGACCTTGCACCGGGCTGCCGCCACCGGATTCGGGAAAGACTCCCAACGCCGGCTACCCACCCCCGGTTTCTAGCGGGGATGTCATTGGGCCATGGCAACACAACTTCCCGCGATCACCTGCAGCCTGCCGTCCATCATCTTCCAAACACGCGTATAGCGAAAGTCACCGCCGAATGGGATGCCATCGTAGCGGCCCCCCACCTGCGCCCTGACCGAAACGATCGACACGCTGCCCAGGCTCACAACCAGCCGCTCGCCCGTATCCATGCGGTCAATGGCCAGCTTCCCCGAACGGTGCATCTGCATGTCGGTGGCCTTGTCGACCACCTGCCCGTTGTGGTCGGTGAACAGCAGCTTGTCGTGCAACATGCGGTCCAGGCGCCGGCAGTCACCATTTTTCATGGCGTTCACCAGTTGCTCTTCCGCTTCCGTGATGGCATCATTCATAAGACCTCAGCATAACCCGCTGCTCCCCATGGTGAGAGGAAGCATGTAAATGGAACGCTAAAATAGGAAAGGCTTCCGATGTTTCCATCAAAACAGGAGCCTATGGTTCACAGCAAACGGCAAACTTACAGCTCTGCCAGGCGCGCATTTCTCCGCTTCGGGCGACGAGCCTTTTGCCGCGCCCTTTACGACTGCGAGCTGGCGCCAACGAAATAATTGCCAGGAGGCGACTGCCCTGTACTGGCACCATCCTGTTTCCAGATGCTGTGCGGCAACATCCGGCCTTTCGGGTCGGGGCCGCAGTATCGATACTGTACGGTTTAGAGCCAGATAAGCCGACGGGGCTATTGCCTGCTACCAGATATCCCCGGTCCATGTATTTGTCGGCCGGGAATCCACCAAATCACTGGTTGGCGCCAGCAGTCGGCCCCCAACAAGCTTAGCGGGCATTCCTGAAAAAATACAACCGACTGATTTTGGATATCCACAGCCTCCTCAGTCTTTGGCAATTAGCAGGCGCTTGGGCATTTCGTAAAGCGTCTGCGTGGAAAGGCGGATCTGTCTGGTGATTTCCTCGGCTCCGTTCCTCACCACCACGGTGTAGGTACCGTCCACGGTTTCGGCGAAGTTCAGTAGCCGGGCGTACTTCTGCTGCCTGCGGCCCAGCGACTCCCGGTGCAGCTCTCGGCCCCGCTCGTCTAACAGCATAACCACCAACTGATCCCCCAGTCTTTTCTCAATCAGCAGGTTCATCGTCAGCGAGTTCTTCACGCGGTACATGCCTATCCTGAAGGAGGCCTTCGTGGGCTGGAGAGTGGCTGGATCCGGCTGATGGCCGCTGGCGCGGACAATGGGCGAAAGGCTTACGAGCAGGCCGAATGCGGCAGCGGTCAGGAGATTGTGAACATTTTTTTTCATGGCTTTTCTGAATTTACTATTGTGTAATGGATGAGATGCTCAAAAAAAACGCACCGCCTACTGCGACCGGTGGGCGGACTTGGGGGACGACTGCCACAACACATTGACGATGTACCAGCGGCCGTCCTCCTTCTTCAGGTGGATGTAGTCGATGCCCCAGACGGCCTTTACCCGTGCCGATGCCGTCTTGTCGGCCACCTCGAACACCTCCACCTCCCGCGGCGACGCTTCGTTGGTGCGCTTGCCGTCCTTGTTCCATACCCTGGCCAGGCCAACCAGCGCCGGAAAGGGCATCTCCAGCTGTCTGGAGTAAGTGTTGTCCCTGGCACTGTACGAGAAGCCGCGCTTCTGGAGGCTGGGGTGGATGCTGCGGTAAGCCAGGGTGGTGTCCGCCCGGTAGAAGGCATCGATGTAGTCGCAGCAGGCCTGGCGCACGGCTGTCAATTCCTCCGAGACGTCCTGGGCGAAGCCAGTGGAAAGTACAGTCAAAAGAAGGGTGGTGGTTAATAGTTTTTTCATTGCAATTGGGGTTGGAAAAGTAGCGTATGCTATTGAGTACTTATACAATGAGTGCCAGCTGGCAGCACCCATTGATTTACAGAACTTTATCAGAAAAAAAATGATCTTATAATGTTCGATTCTGAACATTCCTGTACGGCACCGGACCGCCACCCGACCGCAGGTGATTACGAGTGCATCAAAAAGTGTGGGGCAATTGATTCTTTGGTAACTTGATAAGGATTTAAACCCTTGCGGCCCCACCTTGTCATGCAAGCAAAAGATGTCATCCAGCCAGTTGCCGTTGATCCTCGAACTGCCATATATCATTTTAAGGTACACATCCTGAATATATCGCCGATGATCTACCGGCGCTTTATCATTGTCGGCAATACCCACCTAGCTGAGCTGCATCATTTAATACAACCGCGATGGCGGACCGTTGATGATGGGCTGGGAAAATCAGCATTTACACGTTTTTCATATCTGGGGATTGGATTATGGAATTGCCTATGAAGGAGGCACCTATTATCGTGATGACCCCAGTGAGATTTTTATTAAAGATTTAGGTCTGAGGGCTGGCGATAAATTCTCCTATGTGTATGATTTCGGCGATTACTGGCAACACGAGGTTCGGGTGGAGAAGGTTGAGAACGCCAGGCCAGGGTACCACCACCCAATTTGCACAGCTGGGCGGAGGGCCTGCCCTCCGGAAGACGTCGGTGGCCCCTACGCCTACCAGGATGCTTTGATCGGCCAGTTCAGCTGGATCCAGGAAACGTTATCGAATGTAATGGAGAGCATTGACAGGGGGGAGGTTCCAGACCTCGAACTGGATAACGCGCCCTGGTGGTATCTAAAGCATCGAAGCGAAGTGTTCGATAAGAAGAAAATGAACAGGGCTTTGGCAAAACTGTATCAAAAAAAGGGTGACGATAAATTTTGGATAACACTGGGTGGATACGATGAATATTTCGACGACTGAGAGGTCCACTTTCTGTATCAATATCTACGTTTAGGTATCAGTGGGCGTAAAACGGCGTGGCCGACCAGGCCAAAAATTGTGATACCTTCATCAATACGGTGCGTAAAGTCAAAGATTACATTTCCTGATAACCTTGATGATCATGAAATTCAAACTCCAACTGGTGTGTGAGGCCGGGGAAAACGAAACCGCTTGCACCGACGAAATTTTCACCTTTGATAAGTCCTTCGATACTTTTGAAAGCATCGGGATGACCATTGGCGAATCAAAGCAGCTATTGAAGAACATGTAGCAGTCCATCGTCGAAAAGCAACTGGGCGCTTTTATCAAAAGCAAGGGCCTGCAAGGGCTTCGGAAAAATGGGAACTATACGGTCAAGCTCAAGACCCTATTCGGCGATATCGCCTTTGAGAGTCCCAGGTATTATGGCGAAGACAAAAAGACGTTCAGTCCGTTGAATGAATTGCTCCCGAACCATACCACCCCTGAGCTCTTGTTTCTTGAAACCAAATGGGCGTGTTTGATCCCTTTTGAGAAGACGGCGAACTTGTTGAAAGAGGTCCTGCCGGTTGCGGAAACGATTAACGCCACAACGATCCAGAACCACCTGTACGGGTTGGCCCTGGCCCAGGAGCAAGAAGTTGGGGAAGAGCAGTGGATGTACGATTGCGGCAGCATAAACCAGCGGCAGGCGCTGCCAAGGCCGGAAAGAACCATGGTTGTGGGTATTGACGGCGGCTATGTCAGGGACTGGAATGACAAAAAGAGTGTGTTTGAAGTAATAGTAGGCAAGTCTCTCCCCGCTGAGAAACCGGCCAAATGCTTCGCGTTCGTCGGATCTTATGACCTGAAGTCCAAGCGAAGATTTTATAACCATCTGACGTCACAGGGGATGCAGCCCCACCAACAGATTG harbors:
- a CDS encoding nuclear transport factor 2 family protein; translation: MNDAITEAEEQLVNAMKNGDCRRLDRMLHDKLLFTDHNGQVVDKATDMQMHRSGKLAIDRMDTGERLVVSLGSVSIVSVRAQVGGRYDGIPFGGDFRYTRVWKMMDGRLQVIAGSCVAMAQ
- a CDS encoding nuclear transport factor 2 family protein, with protein sequence MFRIEHYKIIFFLIKFCKSMGAASWHSLYKYSIAYATFPTPIAMKKLLTTTLLLTVLSTGFAQDVSEELTAVRQACCDYIDAFYRADTTLAYRSIHPSLQKRGFSYSARDNTYSRQLEMPFPALVGLARVWNKDGKRTNEASPREVEVFEVADKTASARVKAVWGIDYIHLKKEDGRWYIVNVLWQSSPKSAHRSQ
- a CDS encoding plasmid pRiA4b ORF-3 family protein; protein product: MMGWENQHLHVFHIWGLDYGIAYEGGTYYRDDPSEIFIKDLGLRAGDKFSYVYDFGDYWQHEVRVEKVENARPGYHHPICTAGRRACPPEDVGGPYAYQDALIGQFSWIQETLSNVMESIDRGEVPDLELDNAPWWYLKHRSEVFDKKKMNRALAKLYQKKGDDKFWITLGGYDEYFDD